A genomic segment from Mastomys coucha isolate ucsf_1 unplaced genomic scaffold, UCSF_Mcou_1 pScaffold7, whole genome shotgun sequence encodes:
- the Nxnl2 gene encoding nucleoredoxin-like protein 2, producing MVDVLGGRRLVTREGTVVEAEAALQNKVVALYFAAGRCAPSRDFTPLLCDFYTELVSEARRPAPFEVVFVSADRSAEEMLDFMRELHGSWLALPFHDPYRHELKKRYDITIIPKLVVIKQNGAVITNKGRKQIREHGLACFQNWVEAADVFQNFSG from the exons ATGGTGGACGTGCTGGGCGGGCGGCGCCTGGTGACCCGCGAGGGCACGGTGGTGGAGGCCGAGGCGGCGCTGCAGAACAAGGTGGTAGCTCTGTACTTTGCGGCGGGCCGGTGCGCGCCCAGCCGCGACTTCACGCCGCTGCTCTGTGACTTCTACACGGAGCTGGTGAGCGAGGCGCGGCGGCCAGCACCCTTCGAGGTGGTTTTCGTGTCGGCGGACCGCAGCGCGGAGGAGATGCTAGACTTCATGCGCGAGCTGCACGGCTCCTGGCTGGCATTGCCCTTCCACGACCCCTACCGGCA TGAACTGAAGAAGAGGTATGACATCACCATCATCCCCAAGCTGGTGGTCATCAAGCAGAATGGAGCTGTCATCACCAATAAAGGGCGGAAGCAGATCCGGGAGCACGGGCTAGCTTGCTTTCAGAACTGGGTGGAAGCAGCCGATGTTTTCCAAAACTTCTCAGGGTGA